The Atribacter laminatus genome contains the following window.
ATCAAGCAGATGATGATCTTCGCTCCAAGTTCCTACTCCTACGCAGAGGAGATCGAAATCATGATTGGCGAAAAACTCAACAGCATTTTGAACGGTATGGAGGTCATAGAGAATATCCAGATTGGTTATAACAGGAGCAATAGTTTCCAGTTGGTTTTTCATTCTTTGCAGAATCGATGGAGTTTCTGAAAAACCAACTTCTAAGGGTCCTGCTATTCCAATTAATCCAATCCGGGGCGTCATAGTTTTCTCTCCTTTTTTATTTAATAATGAAATTAAACAATGCTAACTACTGGAGGCCTAATTTTTTTTCATACTGGTTGATAATAGATTGAATTGCTTTTTGTTTATCTTGAGGCAGTGGATTTTGACAGCCACCGAGAAGGATGGAAGATACCAAATCAGAGGCTTTTTCAGTTGAATTTTTTGATCCTTTTTGCTTCCAAACTTCATAATTTGCTCCATTTGAGACATCTAGAGGGACATGTTCCCCACTTCGTAGATGATGAAGGGTGTGCTCCGAAGTGAGATATTCACCTCGTGGTCCGACTTGAAGAATAGTGTCAAGAGCAAGCGTATCTTTACTTATTTCGATTCCTTGACGGAAACGTTTGGCAATTCGACACATCTCATTGTCCATAACCAGCTGCTCCAGGCTGATAGACATTCCTGTTCCAAACATTCCTAAATTGACAATCATGTCGTTAGCGCCGATGATACCGGCAAGGGTTGAAAGCATTTTTTCCCACGCAGCCTGTTCGTCATGTAAATTGGCATCGTTGTCCGGTGCGGTTGTATGACTGGGAATGTTGTAATAGTGTGCCATTTGGGCACCAGCAATCCTAAGCAGAGAGGACTCGGGCCGCCCAATGAGGACGTTGGCTTGCTTCATTTCATAAGTTGTCCACGCTGCACCATAAATAACTGGGGTTCCAGGATGAATCAATTGCGATATTACTACTCCAGAAAGGACCTCGGTATTATGAATTGTTAACAACCCAGCTAAAGTGTAAGGAGCTGTTACCCCCGCAATAGGTTGAGGAAGAAGGTCGAGGGGAACTCCCTCCTGAGCAACGATGTAAAGAGCTTCCACTGCTCCCTTTTCCCAATAAAGAGGACTGGTGGTTGAGAGTTGGCTAATCATTGGAGAACAACCCTTCAAATTCGTTTTGCCGGTTATAACTTTACCCATTTCGATAACTGCCTGATTGATTATTTCGCTTTCAGAAGAAAAAAAGATCGGTTTTTTGGAATTTTCAAGAATTGCTTGAATGGCATAAAGGAGGGTGGTTTGTGGGGTTACATCTTGAGGCATAACCGGCACTCCCACCATATCAACTTCGGAAAGTTTATCAGAAAGGATGGCAAAACTCTCAACGTCTTTAACGGTTGAATTACGACGTTCTCCGGTTTCGTTTACCAGGACGAAAACTGCGTTATGACCACTAACGCAATACTGTTTTCCATCCCCTAAAATAAAAGCAAGATCACCATCTCGCTGGAAAATGGGGATTTGGTTAGGGAGGGCTGATAAACACTTCTCGATTAAAGAAGAAGGGAATTTTACTCGTTCATGTTCAAAGTCAACCAGACAACCTTTTTTTTGCAATAAGTCAAGAATTTTTTTACTTTCGACACGAAGACCAACCGATTCAAGAATAGCCAAGGAATTTTCATGAATTGCCAAAATTTCATTTTCAGAAAGAACCTTTAAATCGGTTAATTGCATAAATTCTCCTTTGAATTAATTTTTTTAGAAAAATATCTGACCTTTCTGCTCACGGGTTTTACCGCTTATTGATAAATGGTTAAATTATTATGTCGCAATTCCCCTCCTTCCAAACATGGAAAAGTTTATCGACAAATTTTCTTTATTAATCTTTTTGACAAGAAAAAAAACTGTTTATTTTTAAAGTTGGTTTTAAAACTATCATCAAGGAAAAATTCCCCTCATTTTTTTAGCTTTTACTACTCGATTAAGAGCCAACATATAAGCTGCCATTCGTAAAGAACTATGGTATTTCATATGGAGACTCCAAACCTCATTAAAAGCTTTATTCATAATTTTTAGGAGAAGATCATTCACTTCATTTTCATCCCACATCAAAGATTGGATATTTTGAACCCATTCAAAGTAAGATACGACAACTCCTCCTGCATTGGCCAAGATATCTGGAACAACAATGATATTTCTTTCATTTAAAATGGTATCAGCGTTGAAAGTTGTTGGTCCATTCGCAGCTTCAACGATGGCCTTGGCTTGAATCTTTCCTGCATTTTCAGAAGTAATTTGATTTTCTTTTGCTGCTGGAATGAGAAAATCGACTTTGAGACTTAAAAGGTCTTGGTTGTTTATAGTAGTTATTCCAGGGGCTTGGTAACCTTCAAGAAGATGATGGGGATGATGGTTGGTATATTCAATCATGTCTTGAATATTTAGGCCTTCTTCTCTATAAAAAGAGCCACTTATATCACTAATCGCCACAATTCGACAGCCTTCTTTATTTAAAAGGTAGGCTGCAGCTTGGCCTACATTCCCAAACCCTTGAATTGCTGCTGATGATTGGGTTAAATCAATATTCATTTTTTTGGCGATTTCATTTGTAACGAAAGCCACGCCACTTCCGGTTGCTTCCCTTCTTCCTAATGAACCACCAATTTCAATGGGTTTACCGGTTACAACCCCAGGTACACAGAAACCCTTGAACATGCTATAGGTGTCCATGATCCACCCCATAACATCGGCGTTGGTGTTGAGGTCAGGGGCTGGAATATCTTTTTCTGGACCAATTAAAGGAAGAATCATAGCGGTATAACGACGGGTTATTTGCATAAGTTCTTTTTTTGTTAACTTTGAAGGGTCACACCGAACAGCTCCCTTTGCTCCGCCATAAGGAATATTAACAACAGCACACTTCCAAGTCATCCAGGCAGCCAAAGCCTTCACTTCATCAATCGTTACATCGGGTGCATATCGAAGCCCTCCTTTGCAGGGACCTCTGCTGCTGGAATGTTGAACTCGATAACCAGTAAACATTTCGATATGACCATCATCCATTTCAACTGGGAATGAAACGGTAAGTTCTCTTTCGGGAGAACGAAGGGAGATATAATCATCAGGGCTCAAACCAAGTTGGTCAGCAGCAGAATCGAGTAATTGTAACATGTTTTCGTATGGATTGTAGCTTTGACTCGTTGTCATGAATAACCTCCAAATACTGTATTATAATTGCAGCTAAAACATAATATATAATAGCAAAAAATGATACTAAATTTCATCATTTATTTATTAATTTCAGTTGGTGTTTTACTTTAATGATAATCAGGTTTTTTCCAGAATATATAAAAAAGCACTTTACCAATCTCTCTTTTCCAGCTTAATCAAGGGGAATTGATGTATTTGATGTGTCTATCTTGAAAATTCCGGAATAAGTAAAAAGGAATTAAAAAAAAATAAAGGCACACCCCCCTGAATCCCCCCTCAATGGGGGAATGAATTCAATAATTATAAGGGATGAGATTCTCATGTCGTATAATAGGTTCCTCAGAATGAAAGAATGGCTAAATGAGATTGCCACGTCGCTGCGCTCCTCGCAATGACGGAACAGGTGGATGAGATTGCCACGTCGCTGCGCTCCTCGCAATGACGGAGCAGTAAAAATCAAATCCCCTCTTCCCCACCTTCTAAAGGAGGGCGGAGTTCAACTTCTGAGTATATATTTTCATCCTCATCTGGTGCCACCAAAGTGGCATGAAGGTCTATTTTAAAAACCTACGGGCAAGATAAATTAAGCCCCTACCAAGGATTATTTTAAAATTGCAGAGCCACAATTTATTGTACCTGATTAATGTAGCGACATGCCATGGCATGTCGAATCCTGGACTTTCACCCCATCCTGATGTAACCAATCAGTGAAAGTGTTTATCCAAAAAACTCGATTTATTAAATGTTTTTTTAAAATAATTTTAGAGAACTCTTCTTTAATATAAAAGTTGTTGCAATTTTCCTAGCGTTTCTCCCAGTTTTATTGATAGGACTTGTTTGTGATCAGCCATACTGAATTCTTCAAATTGGAACCGACGATTATCCTTTCACCAACCTTTGGTTTCGGTTTAACTGAAAAATGGTGCTCATTTCATCGGAAGAAAGTTGAAAATCAAAAATATCAAAATTTAACCTCTGATGATCTGCGCTTTTTGCTTTAGGGATGGCGACTACGTTTTTTTGCTGGATTAACCAGCGAAGCATAACTTGGGGAACAGTTTTCTTATGTTTGCTGGCAATTTTTTCCAAGGTCGGATTATTAAGTTCACGACCTCGGGCCAGGGGACAGTATGCAGTTAATGAAATATTATTTTTTTGGCAGTAACTCAAAATGTCTTTTTGGTCAAGAAAGGGGTGGTATTCAACCTGGACATTCAGAATAGGCAAAGAAGACATTTGTTGGGCTTTCATAAGAAGATCTTTATTAAAATTGCTAACTCCAATGAATTTTAACATCTCCATATTTTTTAGGTAGCTCATCGCTCTCAAGGTATCGGATAAGGGGATATTTAGGTTCGGCCAATGGATGAGTAATAAGTCAACATAGTCGGTTTTCAGTTTTTTTAGACTGGTTTCTAAAGAACGGATTACCTCTTGGTATTGAAGATGAGTTGACCAAACTTTGGTAGTTAGAAATATTTCATCACGTGGAACCAAAGATTGAGTTATGGCTTCCCCAATCTCACTTTCATTTTCATACATTTCAGCAGTGTCGATATGTCGGTATCCAATCTCAAGGGCAGAAAGGGTTGCTTCAAAGCATTCCTTCCCTCTTAAATTCCAAGTTCCAAGACCAATCACTGGCATTTTCATTTCTAAAATTTCAATAAATTCCATACTATTTCCTCCTATTTACTCAATTTTTTCTGGCATGGTCTTGCCAAGAAAGGTGATGGTCTATCAATTTTTTACTGTGGCTTTATAAAACTTTGGATTCATAACCGGCATTTTTAATTGCTGCTATTAATGCTTGAGTGAAAACTCCCTCTTTGATAGTTACGTCGGCTTCTCCTTTATTCAAATCAACACGAACAGCCAAAACGCCAGGAACTTCTTGAAGCGCTTTCTGCACTCTCATGACACAATGTTGGCAACTCATACCTTCGACTTTTAATTTCATTATTAACACCTCAGAGTTTTAATATAAGAGATTTTGGATAAAATGAAAAATTGTTAAAAATTTCCATTCAATCGAAATCGATCCATTATTTGTTGAAAAATTGGTTGATAAGCCTGGTACCTATCAGATTCTGCAGTGAAGGTTAAAATATAACCAGTATTTTCTTGAACGAAAAATACTTGTGAAAAAGTCAGATTTATTCCACCTTGAGAACGGCTATAAATTAGTATTTTACTAGGAACACCCGAAACAAAACCATCATAATTCCCTAAAAATTGGATGTCGGGAAAAGATTTTAATTGATTGATATTCCATTGATAGTAATCATTTAATAAAATTGGAGATTGATAGGTTTCAACTATAACATTAAGATTCTCACGGAAATGATCATTTTGACTGTCAATTGGTGCAAGAAAGCCCTTAATGACCTGGTTTTGATAATTCTGAGTTACCAGTTCCCATTGAGAAGGATAGCTTACTGAAAATTTATGCGAAGAATCCTCAAAAATTTTAAAATCCTCGATTGATAATTGAGCTAAAGTAACCGGGTTAGATCTTTTATTGTTGATGATATCTATCACTCTTTGGCTTGGAATAGCAAAATTCAAATTTTCCCCATGAAAATAGACATAAAAAGCAACGGCGATTACTTCACCCTGCATATTCATTACTGGACTCCCACTGGAACCAGGAGAAACCGGAGCGGTTATTTGTATGACTTCTCCATTCGAGTATTCGGGAATCATCCTTATTGCAGCAATAATTCCATCAGATACGCTAAACTCAAGGGCCAAAGGATTTCCCATAACCAATACCCTTTCACCAATTTCAGGGATTGAATGAGAAATTGGAAGGCCTTGCACTGAATCATTTCGGGAATCTATTGAAAGCAAAGCCAAGTCACTTTCTTTGCTTCCTCCTAGAACCTCTTTTACTAAATAGGAATTCCCTTCAAAGGTCTTTACCACAGCGCTATGAGCATTTTCAATAACATGCCAATTGGTGATAACGTCTCCTTGATTATTTATAAAGAAACCACTTCCTTGCATTAAGCTTTGACCCTGATTATTAAAGGTATAGATAGCTACAATAGTGGGTTTTACTTTTTTTACCAAAGAAACCAGATCCACTTGGGAAAAGGATATATTTGAAAAAATGAAC
Protein-coding sequences here:
- a CDS encoding heavy-metal-associated domain-containing protein — translated: MKLKVEGMSCQHCVMRVQKALQEVPGVLAVRVDLNKGEADVTIKEGVFTQALIAAIKNAGYESKVL
- a CDS encoding trypsin-like peptidase domain-containing protein; this translates as MKKYLFQIIFIVITLFIFSNISFSQVDLVSLVKKVKPTIVAIYTFNNQGQSLMQGSGFFINNQGDVITNWHVIENAHSAVVKTFEGNSYLVKEVLGGSKESDLALLSIDSRNDSVQGLPISHSIPEIGERVLVMGNPLALEFSVSDGIIAAIRMIPEYSNGEVIQITAPVSPGSSGSPVMNMQGEVIAVAFYVYFHGENLNFAIPSQRVIDIINNKRSNPVTLAQLSIEDFKIFEDSSHKFSVSYPSQWELVTQNYQNQVIKGFLAPIDSQNDHFRENLNVIVETYQSPILLNDYYQWNINQLKSFPDIQFLGNYDGFVSGVPSKILIYSRSQGGINLTFSQVFFVQENTGYILTFTAESDRYQAYQPIFQQIMDRFRLNGNF
- a CDS encoding trimethylamine methyltransferase family protein; this encodes MQLTDLKVLSENEILAIHENSLAILESVGLRVESKKILDLLQKKGCLVDFEHERVKFPSSLIEKCLSALPNQIPIFQRDGDLAFILGDGKQYCVSGHNAVFVLVNETGERRNSTVKDVESFAILSDKLSEVDMVGVPVMPQDVTPQTTLLYAIQAILENSKKPIFFSSESEIINQAVIEMGKVITGKTNLKGCSPMISQLSTTSPLYWEKGAVEALYIVAQEGVPLDLLPQPIAGVTAPYTLAGLLTIHNTEVLSGVVISQLIHPGTPVIYGAAWTTYEMKQANVLIGRPESSLLRIAGAQMAHYYNIPSHTTAPDNDANLHDEQAAWEKMLSTLAGIIGANDMIVNLGMFGTGMSISLEQLVMDNEMCRIAKRFRQGIEISKDTLALDTILQVGPRGEYLTSEHTLHHLRSGEHVPLDVSNGANYEVWKQKGSKNSTEKASDLVSSILLGGCQNPLPQDKQKAIQSIINQYEKKLGLQ
- a CDS encoding Glu/Leu/Phe/Val family dehydrogenase; this translates as MTTSQSYNPYENMLQLLDSAADQLGLSPDDYISLRSPERELTVSFPVEMDDGHIEMFTGYRVQHSSSRGPCKGGLRYAPDVTIDEVKALAAWMTWKCAVVNIPYGGAKGAVRCDPSKLTKKELMQITRRYTAMILPLIGPEKDIPAPDLNTNADVMGWIMDTYSMFKGFCVPGVVTGKPIEIGGSLGRREATGSGVAFVTNEIAKKMNIDLTQSSAAIQGFGNVGQAAAYLLNKEGCRIVAISDISGSFYREEGLNIQDMIEYTNHHPHHLLEGYQAPGITTINNQDLLSLKVDFLIPAAKENQITSENAGKIQAKAIVEAANGPTTFNADTILNERNIIVVPDILANAGGVVVSYFEWVQNIQSLMWDENEVNDLLLKIMNKAFNEVWSLHMKYHSSLRMAAYMLALNRVVKAKKMRGIFP
- a CDS encoding aldo/keto reductase, with the protein product MEFIEILEMKMPVIGLGTWNLRGKECFEATLSALEIGYRHIDTAEMYENESEIGEAITQSLVPRDEIFLTTKVWSTHLQYQEVIRSLETSLKKLKTDYVDLLLIHWPNLNIPLSDTLRAMSYLKNMEMLKFIGVSNFNKDLLMKAQQMSSLPILNVQVEYHPFLDQKDILSYCQKNNISLTAYCPLARGRELNNPTLEKIASKHKKTVPQVMLRWLIQQKNVVAIPKAKSADHQRLNFDIFDFQLSSDEMSTIFQLNRNQRLVKG